In Elaeis guineensis isolate ETL-2024a chromosome 1, EG11, whole genome shotgun sequence, a genomic segment contains:
- the LOC140856549 gene encoding uncharacterized protein, producing MDVMMVSDLFDADGLEALLLLKSGDDGSLSFILEGTVQVKDARWIWRMEVNPQMSLFLRKVAWDWLSTRSMLRARGMKIQPTYLCCELEEQMIEHILLLCLKVRQVWHLTDLHQYFLQTAALTEAFLEYLCRSAEGAISDVVACYAAYIAYHIWPTRNGLLFAFRRSSIKFILEAMCNTLSQ from the exons ATGGACGTCATGATGGTGAGTGACCTCTTCGATGCAGATG GTTTGGAGGCACTCTTGCTCCTCAAGAGTGGTGATGACGGATCTTTATCTTTTATATTAGAAGGGACCGTCCAGGTAAAGGATGCAAGGTGGATTTGGAGGATGGAGGTGAATCCACAAATGAGCCTATTTTTGAGGAAGGTGGCTTGGGATTGGCTTTCGACGAGATCTATGTTGAGAGCCCGTGGTATGAAGATCCAACCAACCTATTTATGTTGTGAATTGGAGGAACAGATGATAGAGCACATTCTATTATTGTGCTTGAAGGTCAGACAAGTTTGGCATCTCACCGATTTGCACCAGTACTTTCTCCAGACGGCAGCTCTGACTGAGGCATTCTTGGAGTATCTTTGTAGGAGTGCAGAAGGAGCTATCTCTGATGTGGTGGCTTGTTATGCTGCTTATATAGCTTATCATATTTGGCCTACAAGGAATGGCCTGCTATTTGCATTTAGAAGAAGCTCAATAAAGTTTATCTTAGAGGCTATGTGTAACACCCTGAGCCAGTAA
- the LOC114912813 gene encoding uncharacterized protein — MGPLVVVSQLATGLGVLAGAMLVKSAMERPMAGPGGWRPPRCATCNGTGRVACLCSRWSDGDVGCRTCAGSGRMACSSCGGSGTGRTIPVQLNIRSNRPP, encoded by the coding sequence ATGGGTCCGTTGGTGGTGGTGTCGCAGCTGGCGACGGGGCTGGGGGTTCTGGCTGGGGCGATGCTGGTGAAATCGGCGATGGAGCGGCCGATGGCCGGGCCCGGGGGGTGGCGGCCGCCGCGGTGCGCAACGTGCAACGGCACCGGCCGGGTCGCGTGCCTCTGTTCCCGGTGGTCGGACGGGGATGTCGGGTGCCGGACCTGCGCCGGATCCGGCCGCATGGCCTGCAGCAGCTGCGGCGGGTCCGGCACCGGCCGGACCATACCGGTCCAGCTCAACATCCGGTCCAACCGGCCGCCGTAA